A genome region from Planifilum fimeticola includes the following:
- the hutG gene encoding formimidoylglutamase has translation MLNPPSFRWNRPDPLPAEPKVHEWIRTLDLGEAVAPDWSDIDVTLLGVPLSRSSISASAASETPDALRRAWKYFTTYNLDEGVDLSPLRVVDLGDVRQHVTDIAACHRNILEAMAAMREHHSHTLPLVMGGDHSITAMLVKGWKRAHPEERIGILQLDTHFDLRSLEDHGPTNGTPIRNLIESGTIRGEDVCNIGLHGFFNAKSLKEYADRAGVRYVTLREARRRGVEKAVAEALSFLAGKVDTIYLTVDMDVLDTGVAPGAPASTPGGMRTEELFEAVRIAGTHPKVKAMDLVCLDPHRDVREVTVKAGVHTMLSFLTGFAQRKGL, from the coding sequence ATGCTGAACCCCCCGTCCTTCCGGTGGAACCGGCCGGATCCCCTTCCGGCCGAACCGAAAGTGCACGAGTGGATCCGGACGCTGGATCTTGGCGAAGCCGTCGCGCCAGACTGGTCCGACATCGACGTCACCCTGCTGGGCGTCCCCCTTTCCCGCTCCTCCATCAGCGCTTCGGCGGCCAGCGAAACTCCCGACGCCCTCCGGCGGGCGTGGAAATATTTCACCACCTACAACCTGGACGAGGGGGTGGATCTTTCTCCCCTGCGGGTGGTGGATCTGGGGGACGTGCGCCAGCACGTAACCGACATCGCCGCCTGCCATCGAAACATTCTCGAGGCGATGGCGGCGATGCGGGAGCATCATTCCCACACCCTCCCGCTGGTGATGGGCGGTGACCACTCCATCACAGCCATGCTGGTCAAGGGGTGGAAGCGGGCCCACCCGGAGGAGCGGATCGGCATCCTGCAGCTGGACACCCATTTCGACCTGCGCAGCCTGGAGGATCACGGTCCCACCAACGGAACACCCATCCGCAACCTGATCGAAAGCGGCACGATCCGCGGGGAAGACGTCTGCAACATCGGCCTCCACGGGTTCTTCAACGCCAAGTCGTTGAAGGAATACGCCGACCGCGCCGGCGTCCGCTACGTCACCCTCAGGGAGGCCCGCCGCCGGGGGGTGGAAAAGGCCGTCGCCGAAGCCCTCAGCTTTCTGGCCGGCAAGGTGGACACCATCTACCTGACCGTGGATATGGATGTTCTGGATACGGGCGTCGCTCCCGGCGCCCCCGCCTCCACCCCCGGGGGCATGCGTACAGAGGAATTGTTTGAGGCGGTCCGAATCGCCGGAACCCATCCAAAGGTGAAGGCGATGGATCTCGTCTGCCTGGACCCTCATCGGGACGTGCGGGAAGTCACCGTCAAAGCGGGGGTCCACACCATGCTCTCCTTTTTGACCGGTTTTGCGCAGCGCAAGGGGTTGTGA
- the hutI gene encoding imidazolonepropionase: protein MSRRPLLIRHASQLVTLKGSSDAPLTGKAMEALHIIEDGSVWIEEGIIQSVGTDREITEKYGSRLEEARVIDASGRLVTPGLVDPHTHLVFAGSRENEFEMRLKGATYMEIMNAGGGIHATTSATQKATHEQLYEESRRRLDLFLRHGVTTVEAKSGYGLTLEHELKQLEVARELNRNHPVDVVSTFMGAHAVPVAYRERPDDFVDRVIREMIPEVARRKLAEFNDVFCEKGVFTPEQSRRILEAGKEWGLLPKIHADEIEPYGGAELAAEVGAVSADHLLKASEQGIRAMAEKGVVAVLLPGTAFFLMAESADGRRMIDAGVPVALSTDCNPGSSPTVSMPLIMNLGCLKMGMTPAEVLTAATINAAHAIRRGHEIGSIEEGKKADLVLFDVSNYMSLQYAFGVNHVHTVIKGGEVVLSNEIR from the coding sequence ATGAGCCGCAGGCCGCTCCTGATCCGCCACGCCAGTCAACTGGTGACGCTGAAGGGAAGCTCCGACGCCCCCCTGACCGGCAAGGCGATGGAGGCGCTTCACATCATCGAAGACGGAAGCGTCTGGATCGAGGAGGGAATCATTCAATCCGTCGGCACCGACCGGGAAATCACGGAAAAATACGGTTCCCGCCTTGAGGAGGCCCGGGTGATCGACGCCTCGGGGCGCCTGGTCACCCCCGGTCTGGTGGATCCCCACACCCACCTGGTCTTTGCCGGCAGCCGGGAGAACGAATTTGAGATGCGCCTGAAGGGCGCCACCTACATGGAGATCATGAACGCCGGCGGGGGCATCCACGCCACCACCTCCGCCACCCAAAAGGCGACGCACGAACAACTGTATGAAGAAAGCCGGCGGCGCCTGGATCTGTTCCTGCGCCACGGAGTGACCACCGTCGAGGCGAAGAGCGGTTACGGCCTCACGCTGGAACACGAACTGAAACAGCTGGAAGTGGCCCGGGAGCTGAATCGAAACCATCCGGTGGACGTGGTTTCCACCTTCATGGGCGCCCACGCCGTCCCCGTCGCCTATCGGGAGCGGCCCGACGACTTCGTGGATCGGGTCATCCGGGAGATGATCCCCGAGGTGGCCAGGAGAAAGCTGGCCGAATTCAACGACGTCTTCTGCGAAAAGGGCGTCTTCACCCCCGAACAGTCCCGCCGCATCCTGGAAGCGGGGAAAGAATGGGGACTTCTTCCCAAGATCCACGCCGATGAGATCGAGCCCTACGGAGGAGCCGAGCTGGCGGCGGAGGTGGGAGCCGTCTCGGCGGACCACCTGCTCAAGGCATCGGAGCAGGGCATCCGCGCCATGGCGGAAAAGGGCGTGGTCGCGGTGCTGCTCCCGGGAACCGCCTTCTTCCTGATGGCGGAGTCGGCCGACGGGCGGCGGATGATCGACGCCGGGGTCCCCGTCGCCCTGTCCACCGACTGCAACCCGGGATCCTCCCCCACCGTCTCCATGCCTCTGATCATGAATCTGGGCTGCCTCAAGATGGGCATGACCCCTGCGGAAGTCCTCACCGCCGCCACCATCAATGCGGCCCACGCCATCCGGAGGGGGCATGAGATCGGCAGCATCGAGGAAGGGAAAAAGGCGGACCTCGTCCTGTTTGACGTTTCCAACTACATGAGCCTGCAGTACGCCTTCGGTGTCAACCACGTCCATACGGTGATCAAAGGCGGCGAAGTGGTCCTGTCCAATGAAATCCGGTGA
- the hutU gene encoding urocanate hydratase: MSKSQAKPRTVRAPRGTRLNAKGWIQEAALRMLMNNLDPEVAERPEDLVVYGGIGKAARNWDAFEAIVRTLKELEEDETLLIQSGKPVAVFRTHPDAPRVLIANSNLVPAWATWDHFHELDRKGLMMYGQMTAGSWIYIGSQGIVQGTYETFAECARRHFGGSLKHTLTVTAGLGGMGGAQPLAVTLNEGVVIAVEVDRSRIQRRLETRYLDRMAESLDEAVRLAMEAKEAGKPLSIGLLGNAAEILPEMVSRGIIPDIVTDQTSAHDPLNGYIPRGMSLEEAAELRKSDPQKLIALAKESMAIHVRAMLEMQKRGAVAFDYGNNIRQVAKDEGVENAFDFPGFVPAYIRPLFCEGKGPFRWVALSGDPEDIYKTDEVILREFSDNERLCRWIRMAREKVAFQGLPARICWLGYGERARFGKIINDMVARGELKAPIVIGRDHLDSGSVASPNRETEGMKDGSDAVADWPILNALINAVGGASWVSVHHGGGVGMGYSLHAGMVIVADGTKAAEKRLERVLTTDPGMGVARHADAGYEKAIRFAREKGIHIPMLEGGSE, translated from the coding sequence ATGAGCAAATCCCAGGCGAAACCGAGGACCGTCCGCGCCCCGCGCGGGACTCGTCTCAACGCGAAGGGCTGGATCCAGGAAGCGGCCCTGCGCATGCTGATGAACAACCTGGACCCGGAGGTGGCGGAACGCCCCGAAGACCTGGTGGTCTACGGAGGGATCGGAAAGGCGGCGCGAAACTGGGACGCCTTTGAAGCCATCGTCCGGACCCTGAAGGAATTGGAGGAAGACGAAACCCTGCTCATCCAGTCGGGAAAGCCGGTGGCCGTCTTCCGGACCCATCCGGACGCCCCCCGGGTGCTGATCGCCAATTCCAACCTGGTGCCCGCCTGGGCCACCTGGGACCACTTCCATGAACTGGACCGGAAGGGCCTGATGATGTACGGCCAGATGACCGCCGGAAGCTGGATCTACATCGGCAGCCAGGGAATCGTGCAAGGCACCTATGAAACCTTTGCCGAGTGCGCCCGGCGCCACTTCGGGGGATCCCTGAAGCACACCCTCACCGTCACCGCCGGACTGGGCGGAATGGGAGGCGCCCAACCCCTGGCGGTCACCCTGAACGAAGGGGTGGTCATCGCCGTGGAGGTGGACCGCTCCCGGATTCAGCGCCGTCTGGAAACCCGCTACCTGGACCGGATGGCGGAAAGCCTGGATGAAGCGGTACGCCTGGCCATGGAAGCGAAGGAGGCGGGGAAACCCCTGTCCATCGGGCTCCTGGGGAATGCGGCGGAGATTCTGCCGGAAATGGTTTCCCGGGGAATCATCCCGGACATCGTCACCGATCAAACTTCCGCCCACGACCCCCTCAACGGCTACATCCCCCGGGGAATGAGCCTGGAGGAGGCCGCCGAGCTCCGCAAGTCCGATCCGCAAAAGCTGATCGCCCTGGCCAAGGAGAGCATGGCGATCCATGTCCGGGCCATGCTGGAGATGCAAAAGCGGGGAGCCGTCGCCTTCGACTACGGGAACAACATCCGCCAGGTGGCCAAGGATGAAGGAGTGGAAAACGCCTTCGACTTCCCCGGATTTGTCCCGGCCTACATCCGCCCCCTCTTCTGCGAAGGGAAGGGTCCGTTCCGTTGGGTTGCCCTTTCCGGGGACCCCGAGGACATTTACAAGACGGATGAGGTGATCCTGCGGGAGTTCAGCGACAACGAGCGGTTGTGCCGCTGGATCCGGATGGCCCGGGAGAAGGTGGCCTTCCAGGGACTTCCGGCCCGGATTTGCTGGCTCGGATACGGAGAACGGGCCCGCTTCGGAAAGATCATCAACGACATGGTGGCCCGCGGGGAATTGAAAGCCCCCATCGTGATCGGCCGGGACCACCTGGATTCCGGATCCGTCGCCTCCCCCAACCGGGAGACGGAAGGGATGAAGGACGGAAGCGACGCCGTCGCCGACTGGCCGATCCTCAACGCCCTGATTAACGCCGTCGGCGGAGCCAGCTGGGTATCCGTCCACCACGGCGGAGGCGTTGGAATGGGCTATTCCCTCCACGCCGGCATGGTGATCGTCGCTGACGGCACCAAAGCGGCGGAAAAGCGCCTGGAACGGGTGCTCACCACCGACCCGGGAATGGGCGTCGCCCGCCACGCCGACGCGGGATACGAAAAGGCCATCCGCTTTGCACGGGAGAAGGGCATCCACATCCCGATGCTGGAAGGAGGATCCGAATGA
- a CDS encoding ATP-binding cassette domain-containing protein, producing MSDGKAAVYLDGLVKRRDGFRLGPLHLTLDQGAVYAVIGANGSGKSTLLRICKNLIQPDSGTLRILGLSYEAHDLEISRQIAYVPEPLSGCEDFTLKELRHLIHRWYPGWDDRMYESLVRSFRLPTEKPVAKLSQGARKKAALTLALSSQARLLLLDEPANGLDFNSKRVYRETLASYMEQANRTVLLATNVVEDIHQLADYILVLKNGRIQGPIEKDELQTSWRQIWIRNAGPVSWDDIRGVFDVKEGMMIHVVSMDAQRTLADLERAGCEVIDEKPLPLEELLDYLTKEEMG from the coding sequence ATGAGTGACGGAAAAGCGGCCGTGTACCTGGACGGATTGGTCAAGCGCCGGGACGGGTTTCGGCTCGGCCCATTGCACCTGACATTGGATCAGGGGGCGGTGTACGCCGTGATCGGCGCCAACGGATCCGGGAAGAGCACGCTGCTCAGAATCTGCAAAAATCTGATCCAGCCCGATTCGGGAACGCTCCGCATCCTGGGGCTTTCCTATGAAGCGCACGATCTGGAAATAAGCCGGCAGATCGCCTACGTGCCGGAACCCCTGTCGGGGTGCGAAGACTTCACCCTCAAGGAGTTGCGTCATCTGATCCACCGCTGGTATCCCGGCTGGGATGATCGGATGTACGAATCGCTGGTCCGATCCTTTCGCCTCCCCACGGAAAAGCCCGTGGCCAAGCTGTCCCAGGGGGCCCGCAAAAAGGCGGCCCTGACCCTGGCCTTGAGCAGTCAGGCCCGTCTGCTGCTCCTGGATGAGCCCGCCAACGGATTGGATTTCAACAGCAAGCGGGTATACCGGGAGACCCTCGCCTCCTATATGGAACAGGCGAACCGGACGGTCCTGCTCGCCACCAACGTGGTGGAGGACATTCACCAATTGGCCGATTACATTCTCGTCTTGAAAAACGGGAGGATTCAGGGTCCCATTGAAAAGGACGAACTGCAAACCTCCTGGCGTCAGATCTGGATCCGCAATGCGGGACCCGTCTCCTGGGACGACATCCGGGGCGTCTTTGACGTGAAGGAAGGCATGATGATCCACGTCGTTTCGATGGATGCCCAAAGAACATTGGCCGATCTGGAGCGGGCGGGTTGTGAAGTGATCGATGAAAAACCCCTTCCGCTGGAAGAGCTGCTGGACTATCTGACGAAGGAAGAAATGGGGTGA
- a CDS encoding small multi-drug export protein: MEELRVLIESFEAGAYISLFLLAAVPWIEVGVIPLGVLMGLHPISVAVLGFLGNWITVFLVILLFDRWNQWRKRRKPSRAGASEEAPSKRKQRARRLWERFGLPGLALLSPLATGTHLAAAVAMAFRTSKGKVTLWMTVSIFLWTTLLAVGSHYGFEWAIPQGT, translated from the coding sequence ATGGAAGAACTGAGGGTGTTGATCGAATCCTTTGAAGCGGGAGCGTACATCTCTTTGTTTCTGTTGGCCGCTGTGCCGTGGATCGAGGTAGGTGTCATTCCCCTCGGCGTCCTGATGGGTTTGCATCCGATATCGGTGGCGGTCCTCGGATTCCTGGGCAATTGGATTACCGTATTTCTCGTCATCCTGCTGTTTGATCGCTGGAATCAGTGGCGGAAGAGGAGGAAGCCGTCCCGAGCCGGTGCATCGGAAGAAGCGCCGTCCAAGCGGAAACAGCGCGCCCGTCGCCTGTGGGAACGGTTTGGCCTGCCGGGGCTTGCCCTGCTGTCTCCGCTGGCCACCGGTACGCATCTCGCCGCGGCGGTGGCCATGGCCTTCCGGACATCGAAGGGAAAGGTGACCCTCTGGATGACCGTAAGTATTTTCCTCTGGACGACCCTTCTCGCGGTCGGATCCCATTACGGCTTTGAATGGGCGATTCCTCAAGGAACTTGA
- a CDS encoding helix-turn-helix domain-containing protein, translating to MTDETAKLRACRRAPDPQLAHLMIVFFSPERVEMMTVKLLIADRDAKERTGLEWLIQSYPVPFDRVIHAENPDSALEQLLQEVPQVICVELDMIPRDLWDGFRQTVRRYARRVIGITAEATFERAMQAIELRAVDLWVKPVSPDRVRRTLSRCYRELAETARIQSPPSPSAPPSFSYRALFLGEEEAKPATLLLIQPETPEEIAPLHRFLQNYPFRSQPTLFPLSDAVVALFPRGGKENEQDLHREAYRMINEGAERLGISLFVVLHPGGNAPTLRDQYQTARQALQLRFYRGDRQVVKAKQPVQWRELDPFLTPEEQHRWLEMLDGRNRDDAKNWMQHEFLSLTPPYPDPGLLRIRLTSILAQLRRFMKREGLNRDKILENRYHQIFATVLYQPLLYRIVQDLLLFIYELFEAAEDPARREFSDPVEQGVRYMEKEFHRSELSLKEVAEHVGRNPAYFSHLLSRQKKVTFRELLRTIRIRHARRLLTSTSLSIQEIAGRCGFPNANHFSRVFKEVMGTTPREYRNLKNRKVAKEEEV from the coding sequence ATGACAGACGAAACGGCGAAGTTGAGGGCGTGTCGCCGGGCGCCTGACCCGCAGTTAGCACATCTGATGATCGTTTTTTTCAGTCCGGAACGGGTGGAGATGATGACCGTGAAACTGTTGATCGCAGACAGGGATGCAAAGGAACGGACCGGTCTGGAGTGGCTGATCCAATCCTATCCAGTTCCCTTCGACCGGGTGATCCATGCGGAAAATCCTGATTCCGCCCTGGAGCAGCTCCTGCAGGAGGTTCCGCAGGTGATCTGCGTCGAGCTGGACATGATCCCCCGGGACCTGTGGGACGGCTTTCGGCAAACGGTTCGCCGATACGCCCGCAGGGTGATCGGCATCACGGCGGAGGCCACCTTCGAACGGGCGATGCAGGCGATCGAACTGCGCGCCGTCGACCTGTGGGTCAAACCCGTGTCCCCGGACCGGGTCCGCCGGACCTTGAGCCGCTGCTACCGGGAACTGGCGGAAACCGCCCGCATCCAATCTCCTCCCTCCCCGTCGGCGCCCCCCTCCTTTTCCTACCGGGCGCTTTTTCTGGGGGAAGAAGAAGCAAAGCCCGCCACCCTGCTCTTGATCCAGCCGGAAACGCCCGAGGAGATCGCTCCCCTGCACCGTTTTTTGCAAAATTATCCCTTTCGCTCGCAGCCGACCCTGTTTCCCTTGAGCGATGCCGTCGTCGCCCTTTTTCCCCGGGGAGGGAAAGAAAACGAGCAGGATCTGCACCGGGAAGCCTACCGGATGATCAACGAAGGGGCCGAGCGGCTCGGCATCTCGCTGTTCGTGGTGCTTCATCCGGGCGGAAATGCGCCCACCCTGCGGGACCAATACCAGACCGCCCGTCAGGCGTTGCAACTCCGCTTTTACCGGGGGGACCGGCAGGTGGTGAAGGCGAAGCAGCCGGTCCAGTGGCGGGAACTGGATCCCTTTCTCACGCCGGAGGAACAGCACCGGTGGCTGGAGATGCTGGACGGGCGGAATCGGGACGACGCAAAAAACTGGATGCAACACGAGTTTCTCTCCCTTACGCCTCCCTATCCGGATCCGGGTCTGCTCCGCATCCGCCTGACGAGCATTCTGGCCCAGCTCCGCCGGTTCATGAAGCGGGAAGGGCTCAACCGGGACAAGATCCTGGAAAACCGGTACCATCAGATTTTTGCCACGGTGCTCTACCAACCCCTCCTGTATCGGATCGTGCAGGACCTTTTGCTCTTCATCTACGAGCTTTTTGAGGCCGCGGAAGATCCTGCCCGCCGGGAGTTTTCCGACCCGGTGGAACAGGGCGTCCGGTATATGGAAAAGGAGTTCCACCGTTCGGAGTTGAGCCTGAAGGAGGTGGCCGAACATGTGGGACGAAACCCCGCCTATTTCAGCCACCTCCTGTCCCGCCAGAAAAAGGTCACCTTCCGGGAACTGCTCCGAACCATCCGGATCCGCCACGCCCGCCGGTTGCTCACCTCCACCTCCCTGTCGATCCAGGAAATCGCCGGCCGGTGCGGATTCCCCAACGCCAACCATTTCAGCCGGGTCTTCAAAGAGGTGATGGGTACCACCCCCCGGGAGTATCGGAATCTAAAAAACAGGAAGGTTGCCAAAGAAGAGGAAGTTTGA
- a CDS encoding YjiH family protein codes for MEKTAPENVRPPGRSVQPSDVAKLILFSAVGLFMFFVPITLGGTSSIPLDHLVTGIRNVLGPVVPYYALLVILLGAVYPFARGTWKKDRVEQVFSILKVLGLITAAMLVFGFGPKWLFDPDLGPFLFEKLVIPVGLLVPVGSVFLALLVGYGLLEFVGVFLRPVMRRIWKTPGRSAIDAVASFVGSYSIGLLITNRLYKEGYYNAKEAAIIATGFSTVSATFMIVVAKTLGLMEHWNLYFWLTLFVTFAVTALSVRIWPLRGKRESYYDGKGTPEPEIRERLLHHAWQEALKASANAPSLAKNVWSNLRDGFVMTMAILPSIMSVGLIGLLLSKYTPLFDILGYLYAPFTWLLQIPEPLLAAKAAAVEIAEMFLPALLVAEAPLVTKMIIGIVSVSAILFFSASIPCILSTEIPISIWELLVIWVERTILTLLIATPLVYLLL; via the coding sequence ATGGAAAAAACCGCACCGGAAAACGTTCGTCCGCCGGGGCGCTCTGTTCAACCCTCCGATGTCGCAAAATTGATTCTGTTCAGCGCCGTCGGTCTCTTTATGTTTTTCGTTCCGATCACCCTGGGAGGAACCTCCTCCATTCCGCTGGATCACCTGGTAACGGGCATCCGCAACGTCCTCGGGCCGGTTGTTCCCTATTACGCCCTCCTGGTGATCCTTCTCGGGGCCGTCTATCCCTTTGCCCGGGGCACCTGGAAAAAGGATCGGGTGGAGCAGGTGTTCTCGATTCTCAAGGTTCTGGGACTGATCACGGCGGCCATGCTCGTCTTCGGATTCGGGCCGAAGTGGCTGTTTGACCCGGATCTCGGTCCCTTCCTCTTCGAAAAACTGGTGATCCCCGTGGGACTGTTGGTCCCCGTCGGCTCCGTCTTCCTGGCCCTGTTGGTCGGCTATGGCCTTCTGGAATTCGTCGGTGTCTTCCTCCGTCCGGTCATGCGGCGCATCTGGAAAACCCCCGGACGGTCGGCCATCGACGCCGTCGCCTCCTTCGTCGGCAGTTACTCCATCGGCCTGCTCATCACCAACCGCCTGTACAAGGAGGGCTATTACAACGCCAAGGAAGCGGCCATCATCGCCACCGGCTTCTCCACCGTCTCCGCCACCTTCATGATCGTGGTGGCAAAAACCCTGGGACTGATGGAACATTGGAACCTGTATTTCTGGCTCACCTTGTTCGTCACCTTCGCCGTCACCGCGCTGAGCGTTCGGATTTGGCCCCTCCGCGGCAAACGCGAATCCTACTACGACGGTAAAGGAACGCCGGAGCCGGAAATTCGGGAGCGCCTGCTGCATCACGCCTGGCAGGAAGCCCTTAAAGCGTCGGCCAATGCCCCCTCCCTGGCCAAAAACGTCTGGAGCAATCTGCGGGACGGCTTCGTCATGACGATGGCCATCCTGCCCTCCATCATGTCCGTCGGACTGATCGGTCTGCTCCTGTCCAAATACACGCCGCTCTTTGACATTCTCGGTTACCTGTACGCGCCCTTCACCTGGCTGCTGCAGATTCCGGAACCGCTCTTGGCCGCCAAGGCCGCCGCAGTGGAGATCGCCGAGATGTTTTTGCCGGCGCTGCTGGTCGCCGAAGCTCCCCTGGTCACCAAAATGATCATCGGCATCGTCTCCGTCTCTGCAATCCTGTTCTTCTCCGCCTCCATCCCCTGCATCCTGTCGACGGAGATCCCCATCTCCATCTGGGAACTGCTGGTCATCTGGGTGGAGCGGACGATCCTGACGCTCCTGATCGCCACGCCGCTGGTTTACCTGCTGTTGTGA
- a CDS encoding GntR family transcriptional regulator produces MRLPIRIAESSREPIYHQIERQIIALIVGGQLAAGTPLPSIRALAKELSCSVITTRRAYQNLEQQGYIRTIQGKGTFVAEVKAEKKEQVAHETLYEAFRHAIGMSLDLKRDPRETRELFEQVLKEMMEKRGIRDE; encoded by the coding sequence ATTCGTCTTCCCATTCGAATCGCGGAAAGCAGTCGTGAACCGATCTATCATCAGATCGAGCGGCAAATCATCGCCCTGATCGTCGGCGGTCAGCTGGCGGCGGGGACGCCGCTTCCCTCCATTCGGGCGTTGGCCAAAGAGCTGTCCTGCAGCGTGATCACCACCCGCAGGGCCTATCAAAACCTGGAGCAGCAGGGCTATATCCGGACGATCCAGGGGAAGGGAACCTTTGTGGCGGAAGTGAAGGCGGAGAAAAAGGAACAAGTGGCCCATGAAACGCTGTATGAAGCGTTTCGCCATGCCATCGGCATGAGCCTGGATTTGAAGCGGGATCCGCGGGAAACGAGAGAGCTCTTTGAACAGGTGCTCAAGGAAATGATGGAGAAGAGAGGGATCCGAGATGAGTGA